In Papio anubis isolate 15944 chromosome 17, Panubis1.0, whole genome shotgun sequence, the following are encoded in one genomic region:
- the CASKIN2 gene encoding caskin-2 isoform X1: MGREQDLILAVKNGDVTGVQKLVAKVKATKTKLLGSTKRLNVNYQDADGFSALHHAALGGSLELIALLLEAQATVDIKDSNGMRPLHYAAWQGRLEPVRLLLRASAAVNAASLDGQIPLHLAAQYGHYEVSEMLLQHQSNPCLVNKAKKTPLDLACEFGRLKVAQLLLNSHLCVALLEGEAKDPCDPNYTTPLHLAAKNGHREVIRQLLRAGIEINRQTKTGTALHEAALYGKTEVVRLLLEGGVDVNIRNTYNQTALDIVNQFTTSQASREIKQLLREASGILKVRALKDFWNLHDPTALNVRAGDVITVLEQHPDGRWKGHIHESQRGTDRIGYFPPGIVEVVSKRVGIPAARLPSAPAPLRPGFSRTPQPPAEEPPHPLTYSQLPRVGLSPDSPAGDRNSVGSEGSVGSIRSAGSGQSSEGTNGHGPGLLIENAQPLPSAGEDQVLPGLHPPSLADNLSHHPLTNCRSGEQIFTQDVRPEQLLEGKDAQAIHNWLSEFQLEGYTAHFLQAGYDVPTISRMTPEDLTAIGVTKPGHRKKIASEIAQLSIAEWLPSYIPTDLLEWLCALGLPQYHKQLVSSGYDSMGLVADLTWEELQEIGVNKLGHQKKLMLGVKRLAELRRGLLQGEALSEGGRRLAKGPELMAIEGLENGEGPATTGPRLLTFQGSELSPELQAAMAGGGPEPLPLPPARSPSQESIGARSRGSGHSQEPPAPQPSSGDPSNPQERNLPEGTERPPKLCSSLPGQGPPPYVFMYPQASPSSPAPGPPPGAPWAFSYLAGPPATPPDPPRPKRRSHSLSRPGPTEGDAEGEAEGPVGSALGSYATLTRRPGRSALVRTSPSVTPTPARGTPRSQSFALRARRKGPPPPPPKRLSSVSGPSPEPPPLDGSPGPKEGATGPRRRTLSEPAGPSEPTGPPAPAGPASDTEEEEPGPEGMPPSRGSSGEGLPFAEEGNLTIKQRPKPAGPPPRETPVPPGLDFNLTESDTVKRRPKCREREPLQTALLAFGVASATPDPAAPLPSPTPGESPLASSPPQPEPSSLPAQGVPTPLAPSPATQPPVPPCPGPGLESSAASRWNGETEPPAAPAALLKVSGAGTAPKPVSVACTQLAFSGPKLASRLGPRPVPPPRPESTGTVGPGQAQQRLEQTSSSLAAALRAAEKSIGTEEQEGAPSASTKHILDDISTMFDALADQLDAMLD; encoded by the exons ATGGGTCGTGAACAGGACCTGATCCTTGCTGTCAAGAATGGAGATGTGACCGGTGTGCAGAAACTGGTGGCAAAGGTCAAGGCCACAAAGACAA AGCTCCTGGGCTCCACAAAGAGGCTCAACGTGAACTACCAGGACGCTGACGG ATTCTCTGCCCTCCACCACGCTGCTTTGGGGGGCAGCCTGGAGCTCATAGCCTTGCTGCTAGAGGCTCAGGCCACTGTTGACATCAAGGACAGCAATG GCATGCGCCCGCTGCACTACGCAGCCTGGCAGGGCCGGCTGGAGCCTGTGAGGCTGCTGCTGCGCGCCTCTGCGGCCGTCAATGCCGCCTCGCTGGACGGACAGATCCCCCTTCACCTGGCCGCGCAGTATGGACACTATGAGGTG TCAGAAATGCTCCTCCAACATCAGTCCAACCCATGCCTGGTCAACAAGGCCAAGAAGACACCCCTGGACCTGGCCTGTGAATTTGGCCGACTCAAG GTGGCCCAGCTGCTACTGAACAGCCACTTATGTGTGGCACTGCTGGAGGGCGAGGCCAAGGACCCTTGTGACCCCAACTATACCACGCCCCTGCACTTGGCTGCCAAGAATGGCCACAGAGAAGTCATCAG GCagctcctgagagctgggatcgAGATCAACCGCCAGACCAAGACGGGTACGGCGCTCCACGAGGCCGCACTGTATGGCAAGACCGAGGTGGTGCGGCTGCTCCTGGAG GGAGGTGTGGACGTGAACATCCGGAACACGTATAACCAGACGGCGCTGGACATAGTGAATCAGTTCACCACCTCCCAGGCCAGCCGGGAAATCAAGCAGCTACTGCGGG AGGCCTCAGGGATCCTGAAGGTCCGAGCACTCAAAGATTTCTGGAACCTCCACGATCCCACTGCTCTCAATGTCCGGGCAGGGGATGTCATCACG GTGCTGGAACAGCATCCCGACGGCCGCTGGAAGGGCCACATCCACGAGAGCCAGAGGGGCACAGACCGCATAGGCTACTTCCCCCCGGGCATTGTCGAGGTGGTCAGCAAGCGGGTGGGCATCCCTGCAGCCCGCCTCCCCTCCGCACCCGCCCCCCTGCGCCCAGGCTTCTCCCGAACACCACAGCCTCCTGCCGAAGAACCCCCGCACCCTCTTACCTACAGCCAGCTCCCTCGGGTGGGCCTCAGCCCAGACAGCCCAG CAGGTGACAGGAATAGCGTGGGCAGCGAGGGCAGCGTGGGCAGCATCCGCAGTGCCGGCAGCGGGCAGAGCTCTGAGGGCACTAACGGCCACGGCCCTGGCCTCCTGATTGAGAACGCCCAG CCACTGCCCTCAGCTGGAGAGGACCAGGTGCTGCCAGGACTCCACCCACCGTCCCTGGCAG ACAACCTGAGCCACCACCCTCTGACCAACTGCCGCTCTGGGGAGCAGATCTTCACCCAGGACGTGCGGCCGGAACAGCTGCTGGAGGGGAAG GACGCGCAGGCCATTCATAACTGGCTAAGCGAGTTCCAGCTGGAGGGCTACACTGCCCACTTTCTGCAGGCCGGCTATGATGTGCCTACCATCAGCCGCATGACGCCTGAG GACCTGACGGCCATCGGGGTGACCAAGCCTGGGCACAGGAAGAAGATCGCCTCCGAGATCGCTCAGCTCAGCATCGCCGAGTGGCTGCCCAGCTACATCCCA ACGGACCTGCTGGAGTGGCTGTGTGCACTGGGGCTGCCGCAGTACCACAAGCAGCTGGTGAGCAGTGGCTACGACTCCATGGGGCTGGTGGCCGACCTCACCTGGGAGGAGCTGCAGGAGATTGGGGTCAACAAGCTCG GGCATCAGAAGAAGCTCATGCTGGGGGTGAAGCGACTGGCAGAGCTTCGGCGGGGCCTGCTGCAGGGGGAGGCCCTCAGCGAAGGCGGGCGCCGGCTGGCCAAGGGTCCGGAGCTGATGGCCATCGAGGGGCTAGAGAACGGGGAAGGCCCAGCTACGACTGGCCCACGGCTCCTCACCTTCCAGGGCAGCGAACTAAGCCCAGAGCTACAAGCGGCCATGGCAGGGGGTGGCCCTGAACCACTCCCCCTTCCACCTGCCCGCTCTCCCAGCCAGGAGAGCATCGGGGCACGCTCACGGGGGTCTGGCCACTCACAGGAACCGCCTGCCCCACAGCCCAGCAGTGGAGATCCCAGCAACCCCCAGGAGAGGAACCTTCCAGAGGGCACAGAGCGGCCCCCGAAGCTTTGTTCCTCACTTCCTGGCCAAGGACCCCCACCCTATGTTTTTATGTACCCCCAGGCCTCACCCTCCAGCCCGGCCCCAGGGCCACCTCCTGGCGCCCCCTGGGCCTTCTCCTATTTGGCTGGGCCCCCTGCCACTCCCCCAGACCCGCCTCGACCTAAACGCCGGTCCCACAGCCTAAGCCGCCCTGGCCCCACGGAGGGGGATGCTGAAGGGGAGGCCGAAGGGCCGGTGGGCAGCGCCCTGGGCAGTTATGCTACCCTTACCCGGCGGCCAGGACGCAGCGCCCTTGTCCGGACCAGTCCTAGCGTGACCCCAACTCCAGCTCGGGGGACTCCTCGCAGTCAGTCCTTCGCCCTGCGGGCCCGGCGCAAaggccccccgcccccaccccccaaacgCCTCAGCTCCGTCTCTGGCCCCAGCCCGGAGCCACCTCCACTAGATGGGAGCCCAGGGCCCAAGGAAGGGGCCACAGGGCCCCGAAGGCGAACACTGAGTGAACCCGCTGGCCCCTCAGAGCCCACTGGCCCACCTGCCCCGGCTGGGCCTGCATcagacacagaggaggaggagccaggccCCGAGGGGATGCCTCCATCTCGGGGCAGCTCCGGGGAAGGGCTGCCGTTTGCAGAGGAAGGGAACCTGACCATCAAACAGCGCCCGAAGCCCGCTGGTCCCCCGCCCCGAGAGACACCCGTGCCCCCTGGCCTTGATTTCAACCTCACGGAATCAGACACTGTTAAGCGGAGGCCCAAGTGCCGCGAGAGAGAGCCGCTGCAGACCGCACTGCTGGCCTTCGGAGTGGCCAGCGCCACGCCTGACCCCGCTGCCCCCCTGCCTTCCCCAACTCCTGGCGAGTCTCCTTTAGCTTCTAGCCCTCCCCAGCCCGAGCCCAGCAGCCTTCCAGCCCAAGGAGTTCCAACCCCCCTTGCTCCCAGCCCTGCCACGCAGCCTCCGGTGCCACCCTGCCCAGGGCCAGGTCTGGAAAGCTCAGCTGCTAGTCGGTGGAATGGGGAGACAGAACCCCCGGCCGCCCCTGCTGCCCTCCTCAAGGTGTCCGGAGCAG GAACAGCCCCCAAGCCTGTGTCAGTGGCCTGCACCCAGCTGGCATTTTCTGGTCCTAAGCTAGCATCCCGGCTCGGCCCCCGCCCGGTGCCTCCTCCACGGCCTGAGAGCACTGGGACTGTGGGCCCAGGCCAGGCCCAGCAGAGACTAGAGCAGACCAGCTCGTCCCTGGCAGCTGCACTGAGAGCCGCAGAGAAGAGCATTGGCACGGAGGAGCAAGAGGG CGCCCCCAGTGCCTCCACCAAGCACATTCTGGATGACATCAGCACCATGTTCGATGCCCTGGCTGACCAGCTGGACGCCATGCTGGACTGA
- the CASKIN2 gene encoding caskin-2 isoform X2 has product MGQVLSCMPRELLGSTKRLNVNYQDADGFSALHHAALGGSLELIALLLEAQATVDIKDSNGMRPLHYAAWQGRLEPVRLLLRASAAVNAASLDGQIPLHLAAQYGHYEVSEMLLQHQSNPCLVNKAKKTPLDLACEFGRLKVAQLLLNSHLCVALLEGEAKDPCDPNYTTPLHLAAKNGHREVIRQLLRAGIEINRQTKTGTALHEAALYGKTEVVRLLLEGGVDVNIRNTYNQTALDIVNQFTTSQASREIKQLLREASGILKVRALKDFWNLHDPTALNVRAGDVITVLEQHPDGRWKGHIHESQRGTDRIGYFPPGIVEVVSKRVGIPAARLPSAPAPLRPGFSRTPQPPAEEPPHPLTYSQLPRVGLSPDSPAGDRNSVGSEGSVGSIRSAGSGQSSEGTNGHGPGLLIENAQPLPSAGEDQVLPGLHPPSLADNLSHHPLTNCRSGEQIFTQDVRPEQLLEGKDAQAIHNWLSEFQLEGYTAHFLQAGYDVPTISRMTPEDLTAIGVTKPGHRKKIASEIAQLSIAEWLPSYIPTDLLEWLCALGLPQYHKQLVSSGYDSMGLVADLTWEELQEIGVNKLGHQKKLMLGVKRLAELRRGLLQGEALSEGGRRLAKGPELMAIEGLENGEGPATTGPRLLTFQGSELSPELQAAMAGGGPEPLPLPPARSPSQESIGARSRGSGHSQEPPAPQPSSGDPSNPQERNLPEGTERPPKLCSSLPGQGPPPYVFMYPQASPSSPAPGPPPGAPWAFSYLAGPPATPPDPPRPKRRSHSLSRPGPTEGDAEGEAEGPVGSALGSYATLTRRPGRSALVRTSPSVTPTPARGTPRSQSFALRARRKGPPPPPPKRLSSVSGPSPEPPPLDGSPGPKEGATGPRRRTLSEPAGPSEPTGPPAPAGPASDTEEEEPGPEGMPPSRGSSGEGLPFAEEGNLTIKQRPKPAGPPPRETPVPPGLDFNLTESDTVKRRPKCREREPLQTALLAFGVASATPDPAAPLPSPTPGESPLASSPPQPEPSSLPAQGVPTPLAPSPATQPPVPPCPGPGLESSAASRWNGETEPPAAPAALLKVSGAGTAPKPVSVACTQLAFSGPKLASRLGPRPVPPPRPESTGTVGPGQAQQRLEQTSSSLAAALRAAEKSIGTEEQEGAPSASTKHILDDISTMFDALADQLDAMLD; this is encoded by the exons ATGGGGCAGGTGCTTTCCTGCATGCCAAGAG AGCTCCTGGGCTCCACAAAGAGGCTCAACGTGAACTACCAGGACGCTGACGG ATTCTCTGCCCTCCACCACGCTGCTTTGGGGGGCAGCCTGGAGCTCATAGCCTTGCTGCTAGAGGCTCAGGCCACTGTTGACATCAAGGACAGCAATG GCATGCGCCCGCTGCACTACGCAGCCTGGCAGGGCCGGCTGGAGCCTGTGAGGCTGCTGCTGCGCGCCTCTGCGGCCGTCAATGCCGCCTCGCTGGACGGACAGATCCCCCTTCACCTGGCCGCGCAGTATGGACACTATGAGGTG TCAGAAATGCTCCTCCAACATCAGTCCAACCCATGCCTGGTCAACAAGGCCAAGAAGACACCCCTGGACCTGGCCTGTGAATTTGGCCGACTCAAG GTGGCCCAGCTGCTACTGAACAGCCACTTATGTGTGGCACTGCTGGAGGGCGAGGCCAAGGACCCTTGTGACCCCAACTATACCACGCCCCTGCACTTGGCTGCCAAGAATGGCCACAGAGAAGTCATCAG GCagctcctgagagctgggatcgAGATCAACCGCCAGACCAAGACGGGTACGGCGCTCCACGAGGCCGCACTGTATGGCAAGACCGAGGTGGTGCGGCTGCTCCTGGAG GGAGGTGTGGACGTGAACATCCGGAACACGTATAACCAGACGGCGCTGGACATAGTGAATCAGTTCACCACCTCCCAGGCCAGCCGGGAAATCAAGCAGCTACTGCGGG AGGCCTCAGGGATCCTGAAGGTCCGAGCACTCAAAGATTTCTGGAACCTCCACGATCCCACTGCTCTCAATGTCCGGGCAGGGGATGTCATCACG GTGCTGGAACAGCATCCCGACGGCCGCTGGAAGGGCCACATCCACGAGAGCCAGAGGGGCACAGACCGCATAGGCTACTTCCCCCCGGGCATTGTCGAGGTGGTCAGCAAGCGGGTGGGCATCCCTGCAGCCCGCCTCCCCTCCGCACCCGCCCCCCTGCGCCCAGGCTTCTCCCGAACACCACAGCCTCCTGCCGAAGAACCCCCGCACCCTCTTACCTACAGCCAGCTCCCTCGGGTGGGCCTCAGCCCAGACAGCCCAG CAGGTGACAGGAATAGCGTGGGCAGCGAGGGCAGCGTGGGCAGCATCCGCAGTGCCGGCAGCGGGCAGAGCTCTGAGGGCACTAACGGCCACGGCCCTGGCCTCCTGATTGAGAACGCCCAG CCACTGCCCTCAGCTGGAGAGGACCAGGTGCTGCCAGGACTCCACCCACCGTCCCTGGCAG ACAACCTGAGCCACCACCCTCTGACCAACTGCCGCTCTGGGGAGCAGATCTTCACCCAGGACGTGCGGCCGGAACAGCTGCTGGAGGGGAAG GACGCGCAGGCCATTCATAACTGGCTAAGCGAGTTCCAGCTGGAGGGCTACACTGCCCACTTTCTGCAGGCCGGCTATGATGTGCCTACCATCAGCCGCATGACGCCTGAG GACCTGACGGCCATCGGGGTGACCAAGCCTGGGCACAGGAAGAAGATCGCCTCCGAGATCGCTCAGCTCAGCATCGCCGAGTGGCTGCCCAGCTACATCCCA ACGGACCTGCTGGAGTGGCTGTGTGCACTGGGGCTGCCGCAGTACCACAAGCAGCTGGTGAGCAGTGGCTACGACTCCATGGGGCTGGTGGCCGACCTCACCTGGGAGGAGCTGCAGGAGATTGGGGTCAACAAGCTCG GGCATCAGAAGAAGCTCATGCTGGGGGTGAAGCGACTGGCAGAGCTTCGGCGGGGCCTGCTGCAGGGGGAGGCCCTCAGCGAAGGCGGGCGCCGGCTGGCCAAGGGTCCGGAGCTGATGGCCATCGAGGGGCTAGAGAACGGGGAAGGCCCAGCTACGACTGGCCCACGGCTCCTCACCTTCCAGGGCAGCGAACTAAGCCCAGAGCTACAAGCGGCCATGGCAGGGGGTGGCCCTGAACCACTCCCCCTTCCACCTGCCCGCTCTCCCAGCCAGGAGAGCATCGGGGCACGCTCACGGGGGTCTGGCCACTCACAGGAACCGCCTGCCCCACAGCCCAGCAGTGGAGATCCCAGCAACCCCCAGGAGAGGAACCTTCCAGAGGGCACAGAGCGGCCCCCGAAGCTTTGTTCCTCACTTCCTGGCCAAGGACCCCCACCCTATGTTTTTATGTACCCCCAGGCCTCACCCTCCAGCCCGGCCCCAGGGCCACCTCCTGGCGCCCCCTGGGCCTTCTCCTATTTGGCTGGGCCCCCTGCCACTCCCCCAGACCCGCCTCGACCTAAACGCCGGTCCCACAGCCTAAGCCGCCCTGGCCCCACGGAGGGGGATGCTGAAGGGGAGGCCGAAGGGCCGGTGGGCAGCGCCCTGGGCAGTTATGCTACCCTTACCCGGCGGCCAGGACGCAGCGCCCTTGTCCGGACCAGTCCTAGCGTGACCCCAACTCCAGCTCGGGGGACTCCTCGCAGTCAGTCCTTCGCCCTGCGGGCCCGGCGCAAaggccccccgcccccaccccccaaacgCCTCAGCTCCGTCTCTGGCCCCAGCCCGGAGCCACCTCCACTAGATGGGAGCCCAGGGCCCAAGGAAGGGGCCACAGGGCCCCGAAGGCGAACACTGAGTGAACCCGCTGGCCCCTCAGAGCCCACTGGCCCACCTGCCCCGGCTGGGCCTGCATcagacacagaggaggaggagccaggccCCGAGGGGATGCCTCCATCTCGGGGCAGCTCCGGGGAAGGGCTGCCGTTTGCAGAGGAAGGGAACCTGACCATCAAACAGCGCCCGAAGCCCGCTGGTCCCCCGCCCCGAGAGACACCCGTGCCCCCTGGCCTTGATTTCAACCTCACGGAATCAGACACTGTTAAGCGGAGGCCCAAGTGCCGCGAGAGAGAGCCGCTGCAGACCGCACTGCTGGCCTTCGGAGTGGCCAGCGCCACGCCTGACCCCGCTGCCCCCCTGCCTTCCCCAACTCCTGGCGAGTCTCCTTTAGCTTCTAGCCCTCCCCAGCCCGAGCCCAGCAGCCTTCCAGCCCAAGGAGTTCCAACCCCCCTTGCTCCCAGCCCTGCCACGCAGCCTCCGGTGCCACCCTGCCCAGGGCCAGGTCTGGAAAGCTCAGCTGCTAGTCGGTGGAATGGGGAGACAGAACCCCCGGCCGCCCCTGCTGCCCTCCTCAAGGTGTCCGGAGCAG GAACAGCCCCCAAGCCTGTGTCAGTGGCCTGCACCCAGCTGGCATTTTCTGGTCCTAAGCTAGCATCCCGGCTCGGCCCCCGCCCGGTGCCTCCTCCACGGCCTGAGAGCACTGGGACTGTGGGCCCAGGCCAGGCCCAGCAGAGACTAGAGCAGACCAGCTCGTCCCTGGCAGCTGCACTGAGAGCCGCAGAGAAGAGCATTGGCACGGAGGAGCAAGAGGG CGCCCCCAGTGCCTCCACCAAGCACATTCTGGATGACATCAGCACCATGTTCGATGCCCTGGCTGACCAGCTGGACGCCATGCTGGACTGA